The following are encoded together in the Bacillus rossius redtenbacheri isolate Brsri chromosome 9 unlocalized genomic scaffold, Brsri_v3 Brsri_v3_scf9_1, whole genome shotgun sequence genome:
- the LOC134542637 gene encoding tigger transposable element-derived protein 6-like: MLKLNVFKYCRENGITHRFTKETAGRYWLNGFLARNPEISKRKAQRLNPARAQKLNKFIVGDHFEKLQNVLAENKFLNFPEKIFNMDEKGCRLQLHKDPEVLAKKGSKRVHIVAKERGESVTVVACGNATGNVIPPMILFPGLRKNPAWEKNLPTGSTTIMTRKGSMTTESFVSFLNHFSRFKPSGPCLLIFDGAKSHLDYSICEVAEQNEIILYCLPSNTTHELQPLDKGCFQSFEIFWDQHTLLYFNMHKEQQDISKLNFADVFTPTWEKLMTQANMKSGFKATGIFPFNPFVIPEEAFAPSIATELPPPNTKMADETVTAYALQEQHNANDDHSLAGPSGLQTNVSQLGSRHSTSSSSDSDITGDLAQPLSSSDYSDSLHIPESTANLSRRGSIGEMLPTPKKKRKTTRVMKPAINNRGVVLNKSLFEDNKDVKLDSSKNSGNSKKYNTKSVRQMTASKKSESWYCAICCNDEVKDMRLCGVCEIYVHEECVGLTKDHKEFFICPKCLL; this comes from the coding sequence ATGCTcaagttaaatgtttttaaatactgccgTGAAAATGGGATAACTCACCGGTTCACTAAAgaaactgcaggtcgctactGGTTGAATGGCTTTTTGGCCAGAAATCCTGAAATTAGCAAACGAAAAGCTCAAAGGCTAAATCCTGCCCGAGCTCAAAAGCTTAACAAATTCATAGTTGGAGACCATTTTGAAAAATTGCAGAATGTCCTTGCTGAGAACAAGTTTTTAAACTtccctgaaaaaatattcaacatggaTGAGAAGGGTTGTAGGTTACAACTGCACAAAGATCCAGAGGTTTTGGCGAAAAAGGGGTCAAAGCGCGTCCATATTGTTGCAAAGGAACGTGGCGAGAGTGTTACTGTTGTAGCCTGTGGAAATGCTACTGGAAATGTCATTCCCCCAATGATCCTATTCCCTGGATTAAGAAAAAATCCagcttgggaaaaaaatttacctacAGGTTCAACAACAATAATGACTCGAAAAGGTAGCATGACAACCGAATCTTTTGTGTCCTTCCTGAATCACTTCTCTAGGTTCAAGCCAAGTGGGCCTTGTCTTCTGATTTTTGATGGGGCTAAGTCACATTTAGACTACAGCATATGTGAAGTTGCAGAacagaatgaaattattttgtactgTCTTCCGTCAAACACGACTCATGAGTTACAGCCTTTAGACAAAGGTTGTTTCCaaagttttgagattttttgggatCAGCACACACTcctttattttaatatgcacaAAGAACAGCAAGACATTTCCAAATTGAACTTTGCTGATGTTTTTACACCAACATGGGAAAAGTTAATGACACAAGCAAACATGAAAAGTGGATTTAAGGCTACTGGCATTTTCCCCTTCAATCCGTTCGTGATTCCAGAAGAGGCCTTTGCACCCAGCATAGCTACTGAGCTTCCGCCACCTAACACAAAAATGGCAGACGAAACTGTAACCGCTTATGCGTTGCAGGAACAACATAATGCCAATGACGACCATTCATTGGCAGGTCCGTCTGGTCTACAGACAAATGTTAGCCAGCTTGGTTCTAGACACAGCACCAGTTCATCATCTGATTCAGATATCACAGGAGACTTGGCACAACCTTTAAGTTCTTCAGATTACTCTGATAGTTTGCATATTCCCGAAAGTACTGCAAATCTGTCCAGGCGTGGTTCCATTGGAGAAATGCTACCTACACCAAAGAAAAAACGGAAAACCACACGGGTTATGAAACCTGCTATAAACAACAGGGGTGTTGTACTGAATAAATCTTTATTTGAAGATAACAAGGATGTAAAGTTAGATAGCAGCAAGAACAGTGGAAAcagcaaaaaatataatacaaagtcTGTTCGCCAGATGACTGCTTCAAAGAAGTCTGAGAGTTGGTACTGTGCAATTTGTTGCAATGATGAAGTGAAGGATATGAGACTGTGCGGAGTTTGTGAAATATATGTCCATGAAGAATGTGTTGGCCTCACCAAAGATCACAAAGAGTTTTTTATTTGCCCGAAATGTTTATTATAG
- the LOC134542639 gene encoding uncharacterized protein LOC134542639 isoform X2, with product MTNVFFFLVRYYKKDIEEVSTPGKKRKKRPQEGKSLDTVDDFTVNAIRNAIYRMYAEGLYVTVDTILKEIRERQIDYYGGRSNLHKLLKKMGFSWTTVDGRKALIENENIVLKRIDFLRKYKEEKERGANFIFVDETWIFQRGKALIYLKICSVVQYKVFHFHFIYFSGTVSKSWQDKSLQSAKRRTVGDGKRFIVVNAGGRTGFVPGAGLLFVSGQKTADYHGEMNGETFLMWFEDMLVHLEEPSVIIMDNASYHSTQMGEVCGSRGEANSSRLGERSPHRQRHHSSTHHPPRRG from the exons atgacaaatgtttttttttttttggttaggtactacaagaaagacattgaagaagtttcaacaccaggaaaaaagaggaaaaaaaggccacaggaaggaaagtcacttgacacagtcgacgatttcacagtaaatgcaatcaggaatgcaatttacaggatgtacgctgaag gtttgtatgttacagtcgacaccattttgaaagaaatcagggaaagacaaatagattattatggtggaagatcaaatcttcataaattgttaaagaagatgggattttcatggacaactgttgatggacgaaaagctttgatagagaatgaaaacatagtattgaagcgaatagatttcttgagaaagtataaagaagaaaaagaaagaggtgccaatttcatatttgttgatgaaacatggattttccagagaggcaaggcattaatttatttgaaaatttgttctgtggtccaatacaaagtatttcatttccatttcatatatttttcaggaactgtatcaaagtcatggcaggacaagagtctacaatctgcgaagagacgtactgttggagatggtaaaaggtttattgttgttaatgctggagggcgcactggctttgtgccaggagcaggattactttttgtttcaggtcagaagactgcagactaccatggcgagatgaatggggaaactttcttgatgtggtttgaagacatgttggtgcatctggaggaacccagtgtcattataatggacaatgcttcatatcacagcacccag atgggcgaggtgtgtggatcacgtggagaagctaattcaagcagactgggagagagaagtccacatagacagcggcaccattcctccactcatcatccacctcggcgaggatag
- the LOC134542639 gene encoding uncharacterized protein LOC134542639 isoform X1 — protein MTNVFFFLVRYYKKDIEEVSTPGKKRKKRPQEGKSLDTVDDFTVNAIRNAIYRMYAEGLYVTVDTILKEIRERQIDYYGGRSNLHKLLKKMGFSWTTVDGRKALIENENIVLKRIDFLRKYKEEKERGANFIFVDETWIFQRGKALIYLKICSVVQYKVFHFHFIYFSGTVSKSWQDKSLQSAKRRTVGDGKRFIVVNAGGRTGFVPGAGLLFVSGQKTADYHGEMNGETFLMWFEDMLVHLEEPSVIIMDNASYHSTQVEKTPTTNWTKDALIAWLEKNEIKHENNLLKVELLRIAKQNKPRIRYIISFFLQHFFKSEIVAKNYVYALF, from the exons atgacaaatgtttttttttttttggttaggtactacaagaaagacattgaagaagtttcaacaccaggaaaaaagaggaaaaaaaggccacaggaaggaaagtcacttgacacagtcgacgatttcacagtaaatgcaatcaggaatgcaatttacaggatgtacgctgaag gtttgtatgttacagtcgacaccattttgaaagaaatcagggaaagacaaatagattattatggtggaagatcaaatcttcataaattgttaaagaagatgggattttcatggacaactgttgatggacgaaaagctttgatagagaatgaaaacatagtattgaagcgaatagatttcttgagaaagtataaagaagaaaaagaaagaggtgccaatttcatatttgttgatgaaacatggattttccagagaggcaaggcattaatttatttgaaaatttgttctgtggtccaatacaaagtatttcatttccatttcatatatttttcaggaactgtatcaaagtcatggcaggacaagagtctacaatctgcgaagagacgtactgttggagatggtaaaaggtttattgttgttaatgctggagggcgcactggctttgtgccaggagcaggattactttttgtttcaggtcagaagactgcagactaccatggcgagatgaatggggaaactttcttgatgtggtttgaagacatgttggtgcatctggaggaacccagtgtcattataatggacaatgcttcatatcacagcacccag gttgagaaaacacctacaacgaactggaccaaggatgcactgatcgcgtggctggagaagaatgagataaaacatgaaaataatttgttgaaagtggagctgctgagaatagctaaacaaaacaagccccgaatacggtatattatttcgttttttttacagcatttctttaaaagtgagatagttgcaaaaaattacgtatacgccttgttctaa